In one Andrena cerasifolii isolate SP2316 chromosome 2, iyAndCera1_principal, whole genome shotgun sequence genomic region, the following are encoded:
- the Ptp69d gene encoding protein tyrosine phosphatase 69D isoform X1, with amino-acid sequence MFPRAGLPMSGVPLTVLCLSVLIVAGLDEPGMEKIETTEQRNENPTNIEITASQDLEGIEAGSTPSLTCKLNVPGHIWWARNGKNLTTIKDFESGGRLDIKQASRNDTGDYKCMAQTIEGEVTEKDVHIRIIEPGRITTEEDVRAKVMESANLTCHVHGYPLSQFAWVKGNDSESTEHLKDLTTVTQINETYTVLNLEFSSLTRKDNGTYTCKAHDYNGEISAFRHLFVIDVPKVSIDFMKAVGAGSIFLNWTVNDGNEPIKKYFIQHMKNGTDQYHYYTEQIGGGNSSYVLKGFENGTAYQIGIVAMNTVGASHVRLDPRWITTLEKDPIFVPKVSVNGVTENSITIGWTVPPADLKEHVHYYNLMATHGDQKREAVYPAQPFTVYAFVDLDPATTYKFRIAACSEYTKECGNWSIEVNGTTLDGVASPPQNLSVNCRFDNISSSSFISITWIHPEKPNGVITRYNIQLTGAAKFKNDMGRLDFEIWGPQNWSVHKKNSTNYNQIPPNTNYTVRVHGVTRSRTQGRDAVGNCTTPVTVPDRDSLNMRTWRKIENQGKQLFKLYLPRITERNGPICCYRVYLIKLAPQKSVSDLPPPEEIDIYSYQYAHNSPSGGAYVAETFDSDRLISEVFLGDGESFNGSTMCDKCIELRPKAAPPVLHFVPEVQTTLAPLNTTPATTTTPATTTTTSAPTTTTTPMTTTTTTTVPVTTQQTETTVAALMDSNHTENIARRKRDNAANQKTKGGDGSLELSLYLPQDGFLDEKANYTGFIEVIVFGNQGDKFLPAYSNYFNPLYGGSEPGVATSPDMTTLSVILQISIALILIIFILLIALCILHRYTKRAQQRGEEVITLRNSFRHLCRSLRGRHQLVAASPPDMPPIPRSDLLQSYLERHRDSDYGFQHEFELLPDKFTDRTTRASEARENLYKNRYPDIKCYDQTRIRLAQMDGICGSDYINANFVLGYKERKKFICAQGPMENTVCDYWRMIWEQHLELILMLTNLEEYSKTKCAKYWPDKGETKNVGDITVEHIRERAYSDYVVRELKMSRLGERDTRTIVQYHFLVWKDFMAPEHPHAILRFIKRVNEAYSLEKGPILVHCSAGVGRTGTLVALDSLLQQLAEEGQVSIFNTVCDLRHQRNFLVQSLKQYIFIYRALMEMAQYGDTEIPSSQLKATVAKLRQRENGKEKCRMEEEYDKINSVLEDRKSFSVGGGEENKSKNRSELIIPYDRNRVILTPVPGREHSTYINASFIEGYDNSESFVITQDPLETTIADFWRMISEQGISTIVMLSDLNEGPRKCPRYWPDDEAVYDHIRVRYIQSESCPYYTRREFSVSNMKTDENVVVTQYQYHGWPTVEGEVPEVTRGLIELENQTLTNVTESSGSLVVHCSYGSDRSSMFVALSILVQQLRTEKRVDIFTTTKKLRSQRHGMISTFAQYEFLYRAIVNYSDLYNLADDESAS; translated from the exons ATGTTTCCCCGAGCTGGCCTACCGATGTCGGGTGTCCCTTTGACGGTACTCTGCCTCTCCGTGCTCATCGTCGCCGGCCTCGACGAACCCG GTATGGAAAAAATAGAAACCACGGAGCAAAGAAATGAGAACCCGACGAATATAGAAATTACAGCTTCGCAAGATTTGGAGGGTATAGAGGCTGGCAGTACGCCCTCGCTGACCTGCAAACTTAACGTGCCAGGTCACATATGGTGGGCTAGGAATGGAAAGAATCTCACCACCATCAAGGATTTTGAATCCGGCGGACGTTTGGACATTAAGCAAGCTAGCAGGAATGATACCGGAGACTACAAGTGCATGGCGCAGACTATAGAAGGAGAAGTGACGGAGAAAGACGTTCATATCAGAATTATCG AGCCGGGTCGAATAACGACAGAAGAAGACGTCAGGGCGAAGGTAATGGAATCGGCCAATCTGACATGCCACGTACATGGCTATCCGTTGTCCCAGTTCGCCTGGGTAAAAGGGAACGATTCGGAAAGTACAGAGCATTTAAAAGATCTTACTACTGTGACGCAGATCAACGAAACTTACACCGTATTAAATTTAGAATTCTCAAGCCTGACGCGTAAAGACAACGGGACGTATACTTGCAAAGCGCACGATTACAACGGCGAGATCAGTGCTTTCCGGCATCTGTTCGTGATCGACGTGCCGAAAGTCAGCATCGATTTCATGAAGGCAGTTGGCGCGGGGAGTATATTTTTGAATTGGACCGTAAACGACGGCAATGAACCGATTAAGAAGTATTTTATCCAGCACATGAAAAATGGGACCGATCAGTACCATTATTACACGGAACAGATCGGCGGCGGTAATTCCAGCTACGTTTTGAAAGGCTTCGAAAATGGCACGGCATATCAGATTGGTATCGTTGCTATGAACACTGTTGGTGCTTCGCACGTTAGATTAGATCCACGTTGGATCACCACTCTAGAGAAAG ATCCTATATTTGTGCCAAAAGTTTCTGTGAACGGTGTCACAGAGAATTCCATCACGATAGGGTGGACAGTACCACCGGCTGACTTAAAGGAGCACGTCCACTATTACAATTTAATGGCCACGCATGGAGACCAGAAAAGAGAGGCGGTCTATCCAGCACAGCCGTTCACTGTGTACGCATTCGTTGATCTTGATCCCGCGACTACGTACAAATTCAGGATTGCCGCGTGCAGCGAGTACACGAAGGAATGTGGGAACTGGAGTATCGAAGTGAACGGCACTACGTTAGATGGAG TGGCCAGCCCACCTCAGAATCTCTCCGTCAACTGTCGATTCGACAATATAAGCAGCTCCAGCTTTATCTCCATCACGTGGATCCATCCGGAGAAGCCAAATGGCGTTATTACACGCTACAACATACAGTTAACCGGCGCCGCTAAATTCAAGAACGACATGGGCCGTCTGGACTTCGAGATCTGGGGGCCGCAGAATTGGAGCGTTCACAAAAAGAACAGTACAAACTACAACCAAATACCGCCTAATACAAACTACACG GTCCGCGTGCACGGTGTAACCAGGTCTCGTACGCAAGGGAGAGACGCTGTTGGGAACTGCACCACACCGGTCACAGTTCCGGATAGGGACAGCTTGAACATGCGGACGTGGCGAAAGATCGAGAACCAGGGTAAACAGCTGTTCAAACTTTACCTGCCGCGTATTACCGAAAGGAACGGGCCTATATGTTGCTATCGAGTTTACTTGATCAAATTGGCGCCTCAGAAGAGCGTGAGCGATCTACCGCCGCCGGAGGAGATCGATATATATTCCTACCAGTACGCCCACAATTCACCTTCCGGCGGCGCTTACGTCGCGGAGACATTCGACAGCGACCGATTGATATCGGAGGTGTTCCTCGGGGACGGGGAATCGTTCAACGGCAGTACCATGTGCGACAAATGTATCGAACTTCGGCCGAAAGCCGCCCCACCAGTATTACACTTCGTTCCTGAAGTTCAAACGACCCTGGCGCCGTTAAACACCACGCCAGCGACGACTACGACACCGGCAACGACGACCACCACCTCTGCTCCAACAACAACGACTACtccgatgacgacgacgacgacgacgacggtacCAGTCACTACGCAGCAGACAGAGACAACAGTGGCTGCTCTGATGGATAGTAACCACACAGAGAACATAGCGAGAAGGAAAAGAGACAATGCGGCCAATCAGAAGACGAAGGGCGGCGACGGGTCGCTCGAATTGTCGCTGTACCTACCGCAGGATGGTTTCTTGGATGAGAAGGCTAATTACACTGGATTCATTGAAGTGATCG TGTTCGGGAACCAGGGGGACAAGTTTCTACCAGCCTACAGCAACTACTTCAATCCCCTTTACGGAGGATCCGAGCCTGGGGTCGCGACGTCGCCGGACATGACCACGCTCAGCGTGATCCTGCAGATCTCCATTGCCCTCATACTGATCATCTTTATCCTCCTGATCGCGCTCTGCATATTGCACAGGTATACGAAGCGCGCGCAGCAGAGGGGGGAAGAGGTGATCACGCTGAGGAATAGTTTCAG GCACCTATGCAGGAGTCTCAGAGGAAGGCATCAGCTCGTCGCAGCAAGCCCGCCGGACATGCCCCCGATTCCTAGAAGCGACCTGCTTCAATCCTACCTCGAGCGACACCGAGACTCCGACTACGGTTTCCAGCACGAGTTCGAGCTGCTGCCGGACAAGTTCACGGACCGCACTACGAGGGCCTCGGAGGCGCGGGAGAATCTCTACAAGAACCGTTACCCTGATATAAAGTGCTACGACCAGACCAGAATACGCCTGGCGCAGATGGACGGCATCTGCGGGTCTGACTACATAAACGCCAACTTCGTGCTGGGGTACAAGGAGCGGAAGAAGTTCATATGCGCCCAGGGCCCGATGGAGAACACCGTCTGCGATTACTGGAGGATGATCTGGGAGCAGCACCTCGAATTGATACTCATGCTGACCAACCTCGAGGAATACTCTAAGACCAAGTGCGCCAAGTATTGGCCGGACAAAGGGGAGACCAAGAACGTCGGGGACATCACCGTCGAGCATATCCGCGAGAGAGCTTACTCGGACTACGTGGTGCGCGAATTGAAGATGTCCCGATTAGGGGAACGGGACACGCGCACCATCGTCCAGTACCATTTCTTGGTGTGGAAGGACTTCATGGCGCCCGAGCACCCTCACGCGATACTCAGGTTCATTAAGAGAGTGAACGAGGCGTACTCACTGGAGAAGGGGCCGATATTGGTGCACTGCAGCGCCGGCGTCGGGCGAACGGGGACGTTGGTGGCGTTGGACTCGCTGCTGCAGCAGCTTGCCGAGGAGGGTCAGGTGTCGATCTTCAACACGGTGTGCGACCTGAGACACCAGCGGAACTTCTTAGTGCAATCGTTGAAACAGTATATTTTCATTTACCGCGCGCTGATGGAGATGGCGCAGTACGGCGACACGGAGATCCCTTCCTCCCAGCTGAAGGCCACCGTCGCCAAGCTGCGGCAGAGGGAGAATGGTAAAGAGAAGTGCAGGATGGAAGAGGAGTACGAT AAAATCAACTCGGTGCTGGAGGACAGAAAGTCGTTCTCCGTGGGCGGAGGGGAGGAGAACAAGAGCAAGAATAGAAGCGAATTGATAATACCGTACGACAGGAATCGGGTGATACTCACGCCCGTTCCGGGCAGAGAACATTCGACGTACATAAACGCTTCGTTTATCGAGGGCTACGATAACTCGGAGTCGTTCGTTATCACTCAAGACCCGCTGGAGACCACCATAGCGGACTTCTGGCGAATGATTTCGGAACAGGGCATTTCTACGATAGTGATGCTGTCCGAC CTGAACGAAGGTCCACGGAAGTGTCCACGATACTGGCCCGACGACGAAGCCGTGTACGATCACATAAGAGTTAGATACATTCAGAGCGAGAGTTGCCCGTACTAcactcgccgcgaattctccGTTTCCAATATGAAAACCGACGAGAACGTGGTGGTAACGCAGTACCAGTACCACGGATGGCCAACAGTGGAAGGAGAAGTACCTGAAGTAACCCGTGGTCTGATCGAGCTTGAGAACCAAACGCTTACGAATGTCACGGAGTCGAGCGGTTCATTGGTGGTGCACTGCAGTTACGGGTCTGACAGGAGTTCGATGTTCGTTGCTCTTAGCATACTGGTTCAGCAGCTGCGGACTGAGAAACGAGTGGACATTTTCACAACGACGAAGAAGCTGCGCTCACAGAGACACGGCATGATCAGCACCTTT GCGCAATACGAATTTCTATACCGTGCTATCGTGAATTACTCGGATCTGTACAATTTGGCGGACGACGAGTCAGCCTCTTAA